The region GCACTGTGATTCTTATATCCTCTAGCGCTGACACAGAGCAATACACCAAGGGAACAGGTCACAAAAGAAATGCCCATGTGATATTAATGCAACATGACGCAACGATAGTACCTGATTTTGTGTTCCTTGTTtgggttaatttatttataaatgctttgtttgtttttttttgtttggagcCTCACGCTTAGAACCTGGGTTGTGGCATAACTGTTAGTATTTCAGATTTGTATATGTATGCGTGAGCTTGAAACATTGTGCCGATAAAATGTTATATGGATGTTTTTTGAACGTTTATTTCTGGGAGTTACATCCTGCATTCAGATCGTGAAAcgctggaggaaaaaaatgaattgaatagTTACCATGATTAAAATATGCAAACTTTTTCATTGCTGTTTTAGTACagaaccaataataataataataatatcactgCTTAGCGGTAATTAATGCGGTTCAAACAGCATGTGATAATAAGGACTTTTTAAGCTGATGGGGCACATAAAGTACTAATATTTTTAGTCTCTGCCCCAGAATTTGACATGGTATTCCCAAACTCAGAAGCCAACGTGCATACAAGTTTTAGGATGATCAGCCATTACTAAGCCTGTCACATGCCGACTGAGAGTTGATTGGCTAATGGTGGCCATATTTTTGTAGATATGACTTTATCATTGTACATTCAATGGGAGACTGATGACAAGACAGCATGCAAAGTTTCAACCAGACTGGTCAAGCAATTGAGGAGTTGGtggcatttttgtttattttcctcttgCAGTGACACCTATTGGCGAAAGGTCACCAAAAGTAGAATGCTGCCTCAGATGCAAATCTTACACATGTATGCCAAGTTTCATAATGATGAATTTGGTGAAGCTCAGCCTAACGGCCTAGGATTAGTTTGCAAAAGCTGGttcattattaatgtaaattatAAGATTTTTCATTAAGCATAGCCTAAGATGCACTCTTTGAAAACTTTCATAGTTGGTATAGTTCCCCCCTAAAGTTCACACCATGTCAGGAGGTCAATATATGCATCCAGTTTCATTATGATCAGCAATTGCTAAGCCTGTCAAATGGCTGCTCATGTTTGCCCCCATCCCGGGCCAGAAGAACTAGCCTTGGAGGACTTCCCTGCTCCCTGATGTTCCAGGGCCTCGTGATACAGCCACAACTGGTCCCCATGCTCTCTCACTGGTGCCAGGATGTGCCACACCCCTTCACCTCCAACTGGATCCAAGGTCCTGCGGCAATGGACCCACTTTCTCCACCACTGATGTTCTTCTGGTGGGGACTGTCACTGCTCCCCTCTCTGTGGGGGCTCATCCAAGTGCACACACTCAGCAAGAGCCTGCAGATAGAGATCCCTTTGCTTGCTGCTGCTCCTTCCAGTCCAGGCTCACCATGGATTTATCCCCCTGCACCAGGCTCACTGGTCCACCGTCCACTATTCAGGATTCACATTACCTTGGCTATACTTAAGAGCAAGCTGATAGTTCTTCAGCTCAGTGGCCCACCACTGTTCTGTGCCACTGGGCAGATCCATCTCAAAGTGCAGGCAGCGGTtgctcaatttcaatttcaattcaatttaatttgtatagTGGTTTTTAGAGACCTCACAAGGACATGTGAAGATCAGTAAGGCAACAGAAATGAAGCAAACAGAagaaacaccaggcctgaatcCCCAAATACTCTATATGCTCATAAGTATGTGTTGTtctaatttattgtatttaattagTTAATAGCTCTTACAATTCAGTTGAgtgcattgtttaaaaaatgaacatagtCAAACTTGTAGTCAGTCATTTAtgattaacacatttatttattccttacAGCGATGTGAAACTTGTTTCTTCTGTATCGCTTTTTAATGGATTCTGTGAATTCTTCTGTCTTCAGAGAGTAAATGATTGGATTCAGCATTGGTGGCAAGACAGTTGCCAGAGACATGTTAACTATTCTGGTGTTCAATTGAATGGTGGAGCTCATTGCATAGGTGATACATATAGGAAGATAAAACACACTCACCAAGATCAAATGAGAGGTGCATGTCTTCATGGCTTTGAGGCGCTCAGAGGCTtctgaaattttaaataatgctctGGCTATACAAATATATGTACCTGTGATAAAAAGTACTGGTAACCAGAGAATTATCACAGGATGTGTCCAGTTTATCACAGCACTTGGAGTGTTGTCATTGCATGCCAAAAGGTGTATGGGCCCGTGATCACAGAAAAAGCTATTTATCACAATGGATTTGCAGAATGATATTCTGCTAATGAAAATCACTCCTATGAGAATAGCCAATCCTGCAAAAATCCATAATATGGCTGTAATCACCAACATTGATTTATTAGTCACAATCTCATTGTATCTCAGTGGAAAGCATATAGCAACAAATCTATCATAGGACAGAGCAGCAAGAGTGaaagactgcacagagagaaaccaaaaaacaaaaaacatgttagTCAAGCAGGCCTCGTAGgagattaaatgtaatttaaacagCAAAGTGTCAATCATCTGAGGAACAAGTGTAGTGCTTCCACACAAGTCAGACATagccaaattaaacactgcaatGTATTTTGGACTGTGGAGACGGTGGTCagtgtaaatcacaaacatgatAAAGGTATTTCCTAGTAGACTCAGAGCATAAACGAAGCACAAGAACACATAGTAGTAGTTTGCGTGGGGAATACCGGCAAAACCACTTATGACAAAGAACTCAGGACGCACAATAGTGGCGTTAGTAAAGGAATTTGAATTCAGTGGGCTCATCGCAAGTTTGCACACGGTTTCTCACCCCCTGGAAAAATAGCCTTTTAggacctgaaaataaaaaataggtcaGCCTACAGAAAGAAATTCCTGGAACACAACAAAGTTATCAATGTGTgggttataaaatatttatctaaAGGGAACCACAGAAGCTCagatttattaataattattaatttcttGCATCAATTAATTTTGAGTGTCCCAAACAAAAATAGCAAGACCAAATTCTAAGGCTTCATTCAACCCATTATTCAGTGACTGACAAATACATCATACTTTCAATGAACAATTTATGGCTTCATAGAACACTCAGATCATGTTTCAATAGGTACCATGTTTATGTTTAGGGGTGGTCTCAGTACCGAAGCACTTGTACCTTCTGCTCTATGTGCCCAATGTGTCCCATTGATAAGACCCCTTTGTCACATTGATCACCAGACCCTCAAATGGTCTCTGTAGCACAGCTCTGCAGAACAATCATGTTACATACTCATTACATCTCTGCTTCTTTTTCTGTTACGTTTGTATAGTTTAATCGCAACAGAAATCTGTCAAAGAGAGCTTAATGATGAACAGTATCTATGAATagtttttacactgaaatatttgacattatacattttctttcagaaatccTCGAAGGGAAAGTTTTTTGATGCaatatatttgaatacattttttaaaagtgaaattattttagattCACTTTTCCATTAGAATAATTGCCATGTGCTTCGAGCGAAGCAGAAAAAAGGCAGCTCTTTGAAATTAATGAAGGACTACATTAAGGTGTAGCTCATACTTACCAATAATTTTTTGCAAACTGCACAGACCAAAAATGTTAATGCATCCGTTTCTCATTTAGATTGGGAAACCAATGTCTTTCATTGTTTCTCTTCTAGAATATGTAACTTGATGATAGTTCAGTTGAAAAAGACTGGTGAGTCAAAGTGTGCACTGTGATTCTTATATCCTCTAGTGTTGACACAGAGCAATACACCAAGGGAACAGAACACAAGAGAAATGCCCATGTGATATTAATGCAACATGACGCAACGATAGTAACTGATTTTGTGTTCCTTGTttgggattatttatttataaatgctttgtttgtttacatgttTGGAGCCTCACTCTTAGGACCGGGGTTGTGGCATAACTGTTAATAGTTCAgatttgtatatatatgcatgagCTTGAAACATTGTGCCGATAAAATGTTatatggaattttttttggACGTTTATTTCTGAGAGTTAAATCCTGCATTCAGATCGTGAaacactggagaaaaaaaataaatcgaATAGTTACCACGGATAAAATGGGCAAACTTTCTGATTGCGGTTTGATTACagaaccaataataataataataataataataataataataataataataataataataataataataaatatcacTGCAAGCGGTAATTAATGGGGTCGAAGCAGCATGTGATAATTATGACTTTATAAACTGAAAGGGCACATGGGGTACTAATATTTTACTAAGCCTGTCAAACGGCTGCTCATGTTTGCCCCCCATCCCGGGCCAGATGAACCAGCCTTGGAGGACTTCCCTGCTCCCTGATGTTCCAGGGCCTCGTGATACAGCCACAACTGGTCCTCATGCTCTCTCACTGGTGCCTGAATGGGCCA is a window of Anguilla rostrata isolate EN2019 chromosome 9, ASM1855537v3, whole genome shotgun sequence DNA encoding:
- the LOC135264107 gene encoding olfactory receptor 1E16-like gives rise to the protein MSPLNSNSFTNATIVRPEFFVISGFAGIPHANYYYVFLCFVYALSLLGNTFIMFVIYTDHRLHSPKYIAVFNLAMSDLCGSTTLVPQMIDTLLFKLHLISYEACLTNMFFVFWFLSVQSFTLAALSYDRFVAICFPLRYNEIVTNKSMLVITAILWIFAGLAILIGVIFISRISFCKSIVINSFFCDHGPIHLLACNDNTPSAVINWTHPVIILWLPVLFITGTYICIARALFKISEASERLKAMKTCTSHLILVSVFYLPICITYAMSSTIQLNTRIVNMSLATVLPPMLNPIIYSLKTEEFTESIKKRYRRNKFHIAVRNK